In Bacillus sp. DX3.1, the following proteins share a genomic window:
- a CDS encoding VWA domain-containing protein translates to MRQIFSDKKIDASLFLQMENLMYALLKEEDAYLEYGYKAYYDEIEKKVVISHFWDDRKEADTVIGLKSEVFLKALGNKHYSDMKLIRSYAIELQELPLKKFLTQLFVLLEDLRVEEIVKNLRPGTKHIFRRRKEMYRNYFGSQNEINRVRNYHGDRLFCLCYLSLTSDKYEMFNNEYFEQIEAILHETFQARNTEDTMYIVEKIRYRLEGFLEHDMLNNYFGHAPLYLSVIADEKNGRPEDLANDDVQIVDDDDNKSKINESFSTWHRENKNNENENFLRFELESGTKTNMMGDTARESEDGDQALGSVQGTSQKSTQSNFDGASAEDARASHASSQNEGIYGKYNVGASHTFKEARKPNPDDKKDYQAIKSVINKDVKELKKIIEKTIENKTNANSDKYYGRLRKKFLRIYTEKQPRMFYKKGQESQELDVAFQLLVDCSGSMYNKMEETKKSVVLFHEALKSLKIPHAISGFWEDASSATPEDKPNVIHEVVTYRNSTLPSVGPEIIQLREEEDNRDGYIIRIVSEKLAKRPEKHKFLLVFTDGEPSALDYQQDGILDTHEAVKLARKSGMEVIGIFIEEGEAKEATYQLMKNIYNHHFLVANHAEDLRLKIKPLLKKLLLKTIE, encoded by the coding sequence ATGAGACAAATTTTTAGTGACAAAAAAATCGATGCGTCGCTGTTTCTTCAAATGGAAAATTTAATGTATGCTCTTCTAAAAGAAGAGGATGCTTACTTAGAGTATGGCTACAAGGCATACTACGACGAAATTGAAAAAAAAGTGGTCATCAGTCACTTTTGGGATGACCGAAAAGAAGCGGACACAGTAATTGGATTAAAAAGCGAAGTGTTTTTAAAGGCACTTGGTAATAAACATTACTCGGACATGAAATTAATTCGTTCTTATGCAATCGAATTACAAGAGTTGCCTCTTAAAAAGTTTTTAACACAATTATTTGTTCTGCTAGAAGATTTACGAGTTGAGGAAATTGTGAAAAACTTGCGTCCTGGCACGAAACACATTTTTAGAAGACGTAAGGAAATGTATCGTAATTATTTTGGCTCACAAAATGAAATAAACCGTGTTCGTAACTATCATGGAGATCGTTTATTTTGTCTATGCTATCTTTCACTCACAAGCGATAAATACGAAATGTTTAACAACGAATATTTTGAACAAATTGAAGCCATTTTGCACGAAACGTTCCAAGCTCGCAATACAGAAGATACAATGTATATTGTTGAAAAAATTCGTTATCGCTTAGAAGGATTTCTTGAGCACGATATGCTCAACAACTACTTTGGGCACGCACCGCTCTACTTATCTGTTATTGCTGATGAAAAGAATGGCCGTCCTGAAGATTTAGCGAATGATGATGTCCAAATCGTAGATGACGATGATAATAAAAGTAAAATTAATGAAAGCTTCTCTACATGGCATCGTGAAAACAAAAATAACGAAAATGAAAACTTCTTACGCTTCGAATTAGAAAGTGGTACAAAAACAAATATGATGGGTGACACGGCTCGTGAGTCTGAGGATGGCGATCAGGCGCTCGGCTCGGTACAAGGTACTTCCCAAAAAAGTACACAGTCAAACTTTGATGGGGCCAGTGCAGAAGATGCGAGAGCTTCCCACGCTTCTAGTCAAAATGAAGGCATATACGGTAAATATAACGTTGGTGCCTCTCATACATTTAAAGAAGCGCGCAAGCCAAACCCTGATGACAAGAAAGACTATCAAGCCATCAAATCAGTCATTAATAAAGACGTAAAAGAATTAAAGAAAATTATTGAAAAAACGATTGAGAACAAAACAAACGCAAATAGTGATAAATATTACGGTAGACTCCGCAAAAAGTTTTTACGTATTTATACAGAAAAACAACCGCGTATGTTTTATAAAAAAGGGCAAGAATCACAAGAACTTGACGTTGCATTTCAACTATTAGTCGACTGCTCTGGCTCTATGTATAACAAAATGGAAGAAACGAAAAAGAGTGTTGTTCTATTCCACGAAGCATTAAAATCATTAAAAATCCCACATGCAATTAGTGGATTTTGGGAAGATGCTTCTAGTGCTACACCGGAAGACAAACCAAATGTGATTCATGAAGTCGTAACGTACAGAAATTCAACTCTTCCAAGCGTTGGACCAGAAATTATACAACTTCGTGAAGAAGAAGATAACCGTGATGGTTACATTATTCGCATCGTTTCTGAAAAGCTTGCAAAACGACCAGAGAAACATAAATTCTTGCTCGTATTTACAGACGGTGAACCATCTGCATTAGACTATCAACAAGATGGTATTTTAGATACACACGAAGCGGTAAAACTCGCGCGTAAAAGCGGTATGGAAGTCATCGGAATTTTCATTGAAGAAGGCGAAGCAAAAGAAGCAACTTATCAATTGATGAAAAATATTTATAACCATCACTTCTTAGTTGCGAATCACGCTGAGGATTTACGATTGAAGATTAAACCGTTATTGAAGAAATTATTACTGAAGACGATTGAATAA
- a CDS encoding L-threonine 3-dehydrogenase: protein MKKILVTGSLGQIGSELVMKLRDVYGASNVIATDIRETDSEVVKSGPFETLDVTDGQKLHDIAKRNEVDTIIHLAALLSATAEKNPLFAWNLNMGGLVNALEAARELKCKFFTPSSIGAFGPTTPKDNTPQDTIQRPTTMYGVNKVAGELLCDYYHQKFGVDTRGVRFPGLISYVAPPGGGTTDYAVEIYYEAIKKGTYTSYIAEGTYMDMMYMPDALQAIISLLEADPSKLKHRNAFNITAMSFEPEQIAASIRKHIPTFTMDYAVDPARQTIADSWPNSIDATAAKNEWGFKADYDLDKMTADMLAKLKKKLTAELILN, encoded by the coding sequence ATGAAAAAAATTTTAGTAACCGGCTCTTTAGGTCAAATTGGTTCTGAACTCGTAATGAAACTTCGTGATGTATACGGCGCATCAAACGTTATTGCGACAGATATTCGCGAAACAGATAGTGAAGTTGTAAAGTCTGGTCCATTTGAAACGTTAGATGTAACAGATGGTCAAAAACTACATGATATTGCGAAACGTAATGAAGTCGATACAATCATTCATTTAGCAGCTTTACTTTCCGCAACTGCAGAAAAAAATCCGCTATTTGCTTGGAACTTAAATATGGGCGGACTTGTAAATGCATTAGAAGCAGCACGTGAATTAAAGTGTAAATTTTTCACGCCAAGTTCTATTGGTGCATTTGGTCCAACAACGCCAAAAGATAATACACCACAAGATACGATTCAACGTCCAACTACGATGTATGGGGTAAACAAAGTAGCTGGGGAACTTTTATGTGATTACTATCATCAAAAGTTTGGTGTCGATACGCGTGGCGTACGTTTCCCAGGTTTAATTTCTTACGTTGCTCCTCCTGGAGGCGGCACAACAGATTATGCGGTTGAAATTTATTATGAAGCAATTAAAAAAGGTACTTACACCTCTTACATTGCAGAAGGAACATACATGGATATGATGTATATGCCAGATGCATTGCAAGCAATTATTTCATTGTTGGAAGCAGATCCAAGTAAATTAAAACATCGCAACGCTTTTAACATTACGGCAATGAGCTTTGAGCCAGAACAAATTGCTGCATCCATTCGTAAACATATTCCAACGTTTACAATGGATTACGCTGTTGATCCAGCTCGTCAAACCATTGCTGATAGCTGGCCAAACTCAATCGATGCAACAGCAGCGAAAAACGAGTGGGGCTTTAAAGCAGACTACGATTTAGATAAAATGACAGCTGATATGCTTGCAAAGTTAAAAAAAAAGTTAACAGCTGAGTTAATATTAAATTAA
- a CDS encoding MoxR family ATPase codes for MLEQFHIHADLKQQLATIHEKNEQASGENTHLIGTKMYKASDSSIIEDAITALLLGKNILLKGPTGSGKTVLAETLSSLFQKPMHSINCSVDLDVEGILGYNTLKTKDGASEVSFVDGPLMKAMKNGHFLYIDEINMAKPETLPLLHGALDYRKMITNPFTQQVVYGDEEYRVIAAINEGYVGTSELNEALKNRFVIIEVPYIQGETLKELLLSESKLQDVATIEKFVAFASDLMPLARDGRVSEEAASIRGIIDACDLGVYIPVMRAIERSIIAKLNDETEQMTVRELAESYFFEG; via the coding sequence ATGTTAGAACAATTTCATATACATGCTGATTTAAAGCAGCAACTAGCAACAATTCACGAAAAAAATGAACAAGCATCTGGTGAAAATACACATTTAATTGGAACAAAAATGTATAAAGCGTCAGATAGCAGTATTATTGAAGATGCAATTACAGCACTTCTGCTTGGCAAAAACATTCTATTAAAGGGGCCAACTGGGAGCGGTAAGACAGTACTTGCAGAAACACTTTCTTCCCTATTCCAAAAGCCAATGCATAGCATTAACTGTTCTGTTGATTTAGATGTGGAAGGTATTTTAGGATACAACACTTTGAAAACAAAAGACGGAGCATCTGAAGTTTCATTCGTTGATGGTCCTCTTATGAAAGCAATGAAAAATGGCCATTTCCTATATATCGATGAAATCAATATGGCGAAACCAGAAACACTACCTCTTCTACACGGGGCACTAGATTACCGTAAAATGATTACAAATCCATTTACACAACAGGTTGTATATGGAGACGAAGAATACCGCGTTATTGCCGCAATTAACGAAGGTTATGTTGGAACAAGCGAACTGAACGAAGCGTTAAAAAACCGCTTTGTTATCATTGAAGTTCCTTATATTCAAGGTGAAACATTAAAAGAATTATTATTATCTGAATCTAAATTACAAGACGTTGCAACGATCGAAAAATTTGTTGCATTTGCTAGCGACCTTATGCCACTTGCGCGTGATGGCCGTGTAAGTGAAGAAGCAGCGAGTATTCGTGGTATTATTGACGCATGTGACTTAGGCGTATATATCCCTGTTATGCGTGCGATTGAGCGAAGTATCATCGCAAAATTAAATGATGAAACAGAACAAATGACTGTCCGTGAATTAGCAGAAAGTTATTTCTTTGAGGGATAA
- a CDS encoding ABC transporter ATP-binding protein has protein sequence MPKALETKLLTLSYGETIIIDELNLEIPKGKITIFIGSNGCGKSTLLRSLARLLKPTSGDILLDDQAIQNMQTKQIARQMAILPQGPQAPEGLTVMQLVKQGRYPYQTWLKQWSEKDEEMVRKALEATRMTEFAERDVHALSGGQRQRAWIAMTLAQDTDVILLDEPTTYLDMTHQIEVLDLLFELNETEQRTIVMVLHDLNLACRYADNIVAIQDKQIYAQGRPEEVIDCKLVRDVFRMDCQITMDPLFGTPLCIPHGRGRCLLPQAAQISR, from the coding sequence ATGCCAAAAGCATTAGAGACAAAATTATTAACATTGTCATATGGTGAAACAATTATTATTGATGAATTAAATCTTGAAATTCCTAAAGGAAAGATTACGATTTTTATCGGTTCTAACGGGTGTGGGAAATCAACTTTACTACGCTCGCTTGCTCGTTTATTAAAACCAACCTCTGGTGATATTTTGTTAGATGATCAGGCAATTCAAAACATGCAAACGAAGCAAATCGCTCGGCAAATGGCGATCTTGCCGCAAGGACCACAAGCGCCAGAAGGTCTTACGGTGATGCAATTGGTGAAACAAGGACGTTATCCATACCAAACATGGCTGAAACAATGGTCAGAAAAAGACGAAGAAATGGTGCGGAAGGCACTTGAAGCGACCAGAATGACTGAATTTGCTGAACGCGATGTTCATGCACTTTCTGGTGGACAACGTCAGCGTGCTTGGATTGCAATGACTCTTGCGCAAGATACAGATGTTATTTTACTAGACGAACCAACGACATACTTAGATATGACACATCAAATTGAAGTGCTTGACTTACTATTTGAACTAAATGAAACAGAGCAGCGCACAATTGTTATGGTATTGCATGATTTAAACTTAGCGTGCCGCTATGCCGATAACATTGTAGCCATTCAAGATAAACAGATTTATGCACAAGGAAGACCAGAAGAAGTGATTGATTGTAAATTAGTTCGTGATGTATTCCGTATGGATTGTCAAATTACAATGGATCCGTTGTTTGGAACGCCACTATGTATTCCACATGGAAGAGGAAGATGTTTACTTCCACAGGCAGCACAAATATCAAGATAA
- a CDS encoding iron ABC transporter permease, which produces MLLKTNQAKWIGLFVGIIAVLTCIWGSIIFGYTNTSWKLALDAFFHFNGSNEHIIIQNVRLPRALIAASVGASLAISGCFMQTLTKNPLAAPDFIGLNSGAAFFIVVAIVIFSVTSLSAFTWIAFLGAALAAALVFASSSLGKEGTTPLKLTLAGVAISALFSSLTQGLLVLNEKALEEVLFWLAGSVQGRKLEVLQSVFPYLLFGWIASLMMAGKVNTLMMGEDVAKGLGQRTVMMKSFVMVIIVLLSGGAVAVAGPIGFVGIITPHFARALVGVDHRWRVPYSGLLGAILLLLADIAARYIIMPQEVPVGVMTAFIGAPFFIYIARKRGLSK; this is translated from the coding sequence ATGCTATTAAAAACAAATCAAGCAAAATGGATTGGACTATTTGTTGGAATCATTGCAGTTCTGACTTGTATTTGGGGGAGTATTATTTTCGGGTATACAAATACGAGCTGGAAATTAGCACTGGATGCTTTCTTCCATTTTAATGGTTCTAATGAACATATTATTATTCAAAATGTACGTCTTCCCCGTGCACTTATTGCAGCTAGTGTTGGTGCTAGTTTAGCCATCTCAGGTTGCTTTATGCAAACTTTAACAAAGAATCCGCTTGCTGCTCCAGACTTTATTGGATTAAACTCAGGGGCTGCCTTTTTCATTGTCGTAGCGATTGTTATTTTTTCCGTGACATCTTTATCTGCGTTTACGTGGATTGCTTTTTTAGGGGCAGCGTTAGCCGCAGCACTTGTATTTGCTTCTAGTTCTTTAGGAAAAGAAGGGACAACTCCGCTCAAGTTAACATTAGCAGGGGTAGCGATTAGTGCTCTATTTTCTTCCTTAACACAAGGATTGCTCGTGTTAAATGAAAAAGCATTAGAAGAAGTACTGTTTTGGCTTGCTGGTTCTGTACAAGGTAGAAAGCTAGAGGTATTACAATCTGTATTTCCATACTTATTGTTTGGATGGATTGCTTCTCTTATGATGGCAGGAAAAGTGAATACGCTTATGATGGGAGAAGATGTAGCGAAAGGTCTTGGACAACGAACGGTGATGATGAAGTCCTTTGTGATGGTAATCATTGTTCTATTATCTGGTGGGGCGGTTGCTGTTGCAGGTCCAATTGGATTTGTTGGAATTATTACTCCTCACTTTGCAAGAGCTCTTGTTGGGGTAGATCATCGCTGGAGAGTTCCATATAGCGGTTTACTAGGCGCTATTTTATTACTACTTGCAGATATCGCTGCACGGTATATCATTATGCCGCAAGAAGTTCCAGTAGGGGTAATGACAGCATTTATTGGTGCACCATTCTTTATTTATATTGCACGTAAGAGAGGACTTAGCAAATGA
- a CDS encoding NUDIX hydrolase, protein MKRVDVVYALIYNKAQDQVLMVHNVEQDAWSLPGGAVEKGETLEAAAIREVKEETGLTVEIQGIAAINEKFFTEVGNHALLITFHASVIDGQTGIQDADEISVVEWIDIKTANDRFPYYDGGIGSLLEASIPYKFQKEIE, encoded by the coding sequence ATGAAAAGAGTCGATGTTGTCTATGCGTTAATTTATAATAAGGCACAGGATCAAGTATTAATGGTACATAATGTGGAACAAGATGCTTGGTCATTACCAGGTGGTGCGGTGGAAAAAGGAGAAACATTAGAAGCGGCAGCGATAAGAGAGGTAAAAGAAGAGACAGGGTTAACTGTAGAGATACAGGGAATTGCTGCAATAAATGAAAAGTTTTTTACTGAGGTAGGAAATCATGCGTTATTGATTACTTTTCACGCCAGTGTGATAGATGGTCAAACTGGTATACAAGATGCAGATGAGATTTCAGTAGTAGAATGGATAGATATAAAAACGGCAAATGATCGGTTTCCATATTATGATGGGGGAATTGGATCGTTATTAGAGGCATCCATTCCATACAAATTCCAAAAAGAAATTGAATAG
- a CDS encoding glycine C-acetyltransferase — protein sequence MSSKTLANFLEENLEDLKSKGLYNVIDPLESPNGPIITIGGKEYINLSSNNYLGLATDNRLQEAAIGAIHKYGVGAGAVRTINGTLDLHIKLEETIAKFKHTEAAIAYQSGFNCNMAAISAVMDKNDAILSDELNHASIIDGSRLSRAKIIVYKHSDMEDLRKKAIEAKESGLYNKLMVITDGVFSMDGDVAKLPEIVEIAEELDLMTYVDDAHGSGVLGKGAGTVKHFGLSDKVDFQIGTLSKAIGVIGGYVAGKQNLIDWLKVRSRPFLFSTALTPADAAACMQSIEILMESTELHDRLWENGRYLKQGLKELGFNIGESETPITPCIIGDEVVTQQFSKRLNEEGVYAKSIVFPTVAKGKGRVRNMPTAAHTKEMLDEAIRTYEKVGKEMGII from the coding sequence ATGTCTAGTAAAACACTTGCAAACTTTTTAGAAGAAAACTTAGAGGATTTAAAATCAAAGGGACTTTATAATGTGATTGACCCGCTAGAAAGTCCGAATGGACCAATCATTACAATCGGCGGGAAAGAATATATTAATTTATCTTCAAATAACTATCTTGGTTTAGCGACAGACAATCGTTTGCAAGAAGCAGCAATTGGTGCTATTCATAAATATGGCGTTGGAGCAGGTGCAGTTCGTACAATTAACGGTACACTTGATTTGCATATCAAATTAGAAGAAACAATTGCGAAATTTAAACATACAGAAGCAGCAATCGCATATCAATCTGGATTTAATTGTAATATGGCAGCGATTTCAGCTGTTATGGATAAAAATGATGCAATCCTTTCTGATGAATTAAATCACGCGTCTATCATTGATGGTAGTCGTTTATCCAGAGCGAAGATTATCGTTTATAAACATTCCGATATGGAAGATTTACGTAAAAAAGCCATCGAAGCGAAAGAATCCGGTCTTTACAATAAATTAATGGTTATTACAGATGGTGTATTCTCAATGGATGGTGACGTTGCGAAATTACCAGAAATTGTTGAGATTGCGGAAGAGCTAGATTTAATGACATATGTTGATGATGCGCATGGTTCAGGAGTACTTGGAAAAGGTGCAGGTACAGTGAAGCACTTCGGCCTTTCGGATAAAGTAGATTTCCAAATTGGTACACTATCGAAAGCTATTGGTGTTATCGGAGGATATGTGGCAGGTAAGCAAAATTTAATCGATTGGTTAAAAGTTCGTTCACGTCCATTCTTATTCTCAACAGCGTTAACGCCTGCAGACGCGGCAGCATGCATGCAATCTATTGAAATTTTAATGGAGAGTACAGAATTACATGATCGTCTATGGGAAAACGGACGCTATTTGAAACAAGGATTAAAAGAACTGGGCTTTAACATTGGGGAAAGTGAAACACCGATTACTCCTTGCATTATTGGTGATGAAGTAGTAACACAACAATTTAGTAAACGCTTAAATGAAGAGGGCGTTTATGCAAAATCAATTGTATTCCCGACTGTAGCAAAAGGAAAAGGTCGTGTTCGTAACATGCCAACAGCGGCTCATACGAAAGAAATGCTAGATGAAGCAATTCGTACGTATGAAAAAGTGGGTAAAGAAATGGGGATTATTTAA
- a CDS encoding iron ABC transporter permease: MKKYIPFRIGKDGLSFLMYKRACLVLFSLLALLLVLFFASAGMGDMKVAPYDVWRALIGSGDAMSNMVVNQFRMPRILIAILVGIALAVAGCILQGLVRNPLASPDIIGITGGASVAVVLFLALFSDKNNALTVSIHYMPLAAFVGATIVAFFVYLFAWRNDGLSAISLVLIGVGFWALTKAATTLFMLLAPIYQASQANVWITGTVYGSSWQNVQVLAPWVLILTVIAFAAARHLNAQELGDDISVGLGIRLTKSRFFLLLLSTALIGGAVAFAGGIGFVGLMAPHISRRLVGSLYGALLPVAAIVGAILVLAADLIGRTVFAPLEVPAGVFTSAIGAPYFIYLLYKSRNS, from the coding sequence ATGAAGAAGTATATTCCGTTTCGTATAGGAAAAGACGGCCTCTCGTTTTTAATGTACAAACGAGCTTGTCTTGTCTTATTCAGTTTGTTAGCCTTGTTGCTCGTTTTATTTTTTGCGAGTGCAGGTATGGGAGATATGAAAGTAGCTCCGTACGATGTATGGCGAGCGTTAATTGGCAGCGGTGATGCGATGTCGAATATGGTTGTGAATCAGTTTCGCATGCCCCGTATTTTAATTGCGATTCTTGTAGGAATTGCTCTTGCTGTAGCCGGCTGTATTTTACAAGGGCTCGTTCGAAATCCACTTGCTTCTCCTGATATTATCGGGATTACAGGTGGTGCAAGTGTAGCGGTTGTACTATTTCTTGCTCTATTTAGTGATAAGAATAATGCATTAACAGTAAGCATTCATTATATGCCACTAGCTGCCTTTGTTGGTGCAACGATTGTTGCATTTTTTGTATATTTATTCGCTTGGAGAAATGATGGATTGTCAGCGATCAGTCTTGTTTTAATTGGTGTGGGATTTTGGGCGCTGACAAAGGCAGCGACAACATTATTTATGCTGTTAGCACCTATTTATCAAGCGAGTCAAGCTAATGTGTGGATTACCGGTACTGTTTACGGATCTTCATGGCAAAATGTTCAGGTGTTAGCACCTTGGGTTCTTATTTTGACAGTGATTGCTTTTGCTGCTGCTAGGCATTTAAATGCGCAAGAGCTTGGAGATGACATCTCTGTTGGACTTGGAATTCGTTTAACAAAATCACGTTTTTTCCTATTGCTACTTAGTACAGCATTAATTGGAGGAGCGGTAGCGTTTGCAGGTGGAATCGGATTTGTTGGTTTAATGGCACCACATATTTCAAGAAGGTTAGTTGGTTCTTTATACGGCGCATTACTTCCAGTTGCGGCTATCGTTGGTGCTATTTTAGTACTTGCGGCAGATTTAATTGGACGCACAGTCTTTGCACCGCTTGAAGTTCCTGCTGGTGTCTTTACATCAGCAATCGGTGCTCCGTATTTTATTTATTTACTTTATAAAAGTCGTAATTCATAA